GTGGCGGTTGGGATGGACACCCCCGCCAAGGAGGTGAAGGAGATGCTGAAGAAGGTGCTTTTGGCAAGCCTTTTGGCCCTCGTTTTCCTGACACCTGCATTGGCCTCGGGGGAGGAGACGGAGGTTTCCTTGGACCGGTACGTGGGGGGCTACTTCCTCTACCGGTACACGGGCGGCTACTTCCTCTACTAAATACTAACCTCCTGGGGGCCCTCCCCCGGGGGTTTCCGTTCAGGCTCCGTTAATCCCCCTTGGGGTACCCTCCCCCGTGGAGGTGGAGAAAGATGGAGGGCCACGGAGGGCAGGGGAAACGGGAAAGAGAAGGCGCTACGGGTTCGGGGCCGTACCCAGGGAGGCTCCTCAAGGTATGCCGCTAAGCCTGTGGGACCTCGAGGGGTTTAACCTCTTCCTAAGTGAGGTGGAAGATGAGGAGAACCTGGTTTTTGTTGCCCTTGCTCTTGCTGGCATGTACCCCCCAGACGCCGAGCCTTACCCTTTCGCCCAGCCGGGCCCTGGTGGGGGAGGAGGTGGAGGCGAGGCTAGGGGGGATGAGGGGCCTGGGGGCCCGGGTTTGGGTGGGGGAGGTGGAGGCCCAGGTAACCTTGGCTGAGGCGGATCGGGTGCGTTTCCTGGTTCCCCAGGTGCCCGGCGGCCCCAAGCCCGTGCGGGTGCTGGCTGGGGGCCGGGAGGCCCGGGGGGAGCTTGGAGTGCTTGCAAAGGTGGACCCAAGCCGGGTCCTCCTCCGGCTACCCCTGGACCAGCCGTCCCCAAGGCTTCCTGAGGGCTTCACCCTCCTCCGGAAGGACGAGCTTGCCGGGTGTGGCTTTGCCCTAGCGGAGCTGGGCTATGGCGGCAAGGAGCTGGGGAAGGCCCTGGAGGAGCTGGAAGCCTTAGACCCCAGCTATAAGGCGGACCCGGAAAGCCTCTGGAGCTTTGGAGGCATCTCGGGCGGTGAAGCGGTGGGTGCCCACTGGGCGCACCGCAGGGGCCATAAGGGCCAAGGGGTCAAGGTGGCCGTGCTGGACACGGGGGTGGACCCTGTGATCCCCCAGCTTCCGGGTTACGACTTCGTGGAGGAGGACAACGTTCCCCAGGATGCCTTCCCCGGGGGGCACGGCACGGGAGCCGCCGGCCTGGTCAAGGAGGTGGCCCCCGATGCCCAAATCCTTCCGGTGCGGGTGTGCGACGAGAACGGGGTCTGCCGGGCCAGCCGGGTGGTGCGGGGGGTAT
This region of Thermus caldifontis genomic DNA includes:
- a CDS encoding S8 family peptidase, which encodes MRRTWFLLPLLLLACTPQTPSLTLSPSRALVGEEVEARLGGMRGLGARVWVGEVEAQVTLAEADRVRFLVPQVPGGPKPVRVLAGGREARGELGVLAKVDPSRVLLRLPLDQPSPRLPEGFTLLRKDELAGCGFALAELGYGGKELGKALEELEALDPSYKADPESLWSFGGISGGEAVGAHWAHRRGHKGQGVKVAVLDTGVDPVIPQLPGYDFVEEDNVPQDAFPGGHGTGAAGLVKEVAPDAQILPVRVCDENGVCRASRVVRGVCWVVANRQGPTVINLSLGGDTPVEALKLALQAALSQGIPVAAAAGNQGNQGSPAHYPAAFDLPGLVAVGALEAIPDAPGWQPAPYSTQGPYVDLAAPGTDLNCTLPGGGTESCSGTSFATPLVAGAMALWLEAQPGLTPAQLQQNLLQYAKLLPYSSQAVGAGMLDLSQAP